The Engystomops pustulosus chromosome 1, aEngPut4.maternal, whole genome shotgun sequence genome has a window encoding:
- the SDR39U1 gene encoding epimerase family protein SDR39U1 isoform X1 gives MYYSDTGFTHDGRGGSGFIGQSLSQLLKNRGHQVTIISRQPGQQKITWADVSKNGLPICDAVVNLAGENVLNPLKRWTEQFKQEVTASRIETTRTITQAIRHSSSPPHTWVVVTGVGYYPPSQTQQYTEDSLGGNSDFLSRLVRDWESAAELPDTKGKTATRLVKVRTGVVLGRNGGALPTMLWPFWFCLGGVLGSGKQPFPWIHIEDLCRLLCHTIEQEGKVSGILNAVSPSAVTDTNASFTGALSKAMGRPALLFTPAFAVQMLFGSDRAPMLLEGQRVIPQRTLQSGFSFLYPNLDSALNQLLR, from the exons ATGTACTATTCTGACACGGGCTTTACTCATGACGGAC GAGGAGGCAGTGGATTTATTGGCCAGTCATTGTCACAGTTACTGAAAAATAGAGGTCATCAGGTCACTATAATTTCCCGCCAACCAGGACAACAGAAAATCACTTGG GCAGATGTTTCCAAAAATGGTTTGCCcatttgtgatgcagttgtaaacCTAGCTGGTGAAAATGTATTGAACCCCCTGAAAAG ATGGACTGAGCAATTCAAGCAGGAGGTTACTGCAAGCAGGATTGAAACTACACGCACTATTACCCAAGCTATAAGGCACTCTTCAAGCCCCCCACATACTTGGGTTGTAGTAACCGGAGTAG GATATTATCCACCCAGTCAGACCCAGCAATATACTGAAGACAGCCTTGGTGGTAATTCAGATTTTTTGTCCCGCCTTGTGAGAGACTGGGAAAGTGCAGCGGAGCTGCCTGATACTAAGGGAAAGACTGCAACTCGACTGGTAAAAGTACGAACAG GTGTTGTATTGGGTCGAAATGGTGGTGCTCTTCCGACAATGCTATGGCCTTTCTGGTTCTGTCTTGGTGGTGTACTTGGTTCTGGGAAGCAGCCATTTCCTTGGATTCACATAGAAGACCTATGCAGACTTTTATGTCACACCATTGAGCAGGAAGGAAAAGTTAGCGGTATCCTGAATGCAGTATCGCCCTCTGCAGTTACAGATACCAATGCATCCTTCACAGGTGCCTTAAGCAAGGCAATGGGACGCCCAGCCTTACTATTCACTCCAGCCTTTGCTGTCCAAATGCTGTTTGGGAGTGATAGAGCACCAATGCTGCTTGAGGGTCAGCGAGTAATCCCACAACGGACTCTGCAAAGTGGATTCTCCTTTCTATATCCAAACCTAGACTCGGCCCTTAATCAACTTTTGCGTTAA
- the SDR39U1 gene encoding epimerase family protein SDR39U1 isoform X2 has translation MRVLIGGGSGFIGQSLSQLLKNRGHQVTIISRQPGQQKITWADVSKNGLPICDAVVNLAGENVLNPLKRWTEQFKQEVTASRIETTRTITQAIRHSSSPPHTWVVVTGVGYYPPSQTQQYTEDSLGGNSDFLSRLVRDWESAAELPDTKGKTATRLVKVRTGVVLGRNGGALPTMLWPFWFCLGGVLGSGKQPFPWIHIEDLCRLLCHTIEQEGKVSGILNAVSPSAVTDTNASFTGALSKAMGRPALLFTPAFAVQMLFGSDRAPMLLEGQRVIPQRTLQSGFSFLYPNLDSALNQLLR, from the exons ATGAGGGTTCTCATCG GAGGAGGCAGTGGATTTATTGGCCAGTCATTGTCACAGTTACTGAAAAATAGAGGTCATCAGGTCACTATAATTTCCCGCCAACCAGGACAACAGAAAATCACTTGG GCAGATGTTTCCAAAAATGGTTTGCCcatttgtgatgcagttgtaaacCTAGCTGGTGAAAATGTATTGAACCCCCTGAAAAG ATGGACTGAGCAATTCAAGCAGGAGGTTACTGCAAGCAGGATTGAAACTACACGCACTATTACCCAAGCTATAAGGCACTCTTCAAGCCCCCCACATACTTGGGTTGTAGTAACCGGAGTAG GATATTATCCACCCAGTCAGACCCAGCAATATACTGAAGACAGCCTTGGTGGTAATTCAGATTTTTTGTCCCGCCTTGTGAGAGACTGGGAAAGTGCAGCGGAGCTGCCTGATACTAAGGGAAAGACTGCAACTCGACTGGTAAAAGTACGAACAG GTGTTGTATTGGGTCGAAATGGTGGTGCTCTTCCGACAATGCTATGGCCTTTCTGGTTCTGTCTTGGTGGTGTACTTGGTTCTGGGAAGCAGCCATTTCCTTGGATTCACATAGAAGACCTATGCAGACTTTTATGTCACACCATTGAGCAGGAAGGAAAAGTTAGCGGTATCCTGAATGCAGTATCGCCCTCTGCAGTTACAGATACCAATGCATCCTTCACAGGTGCCTTAAGCAAGGCAATGGGACGCCCAGCCTTACTATTCACTCCAGCCTTTGCTGTCCAAATGCTGTTTGGGAGTGATAGAGCACCAATGCTGCTTGAGGGTCAGCGAGTAATCCCACAACGGACTCTGCAAAGTGGATTCTCCTTTCTATATCCAAACCTAGACTCGGCCCTTAATCAACTTTTGCGTTAA